In Pseudomonas sp. ADAK2, the genomic window CATGGATGTCCTACTCAAGCAAGCTTTCCGCCCATTACCTTGAACTCGCAAAAGCCTCTGTTTCCAAAGAGAATTTCGCGGGCGAGGATGTTCGCTTTTCGAGCGAATATGAGGCCCTGGAAAGCGAGCTGGCCAAAGCCCAATCGATGCACGAAGCCGGTCAGATCGACTGGCTGAAAATCCGTGAAAACAGCGAAAATCTGCTGCGCACCCAGTCCAAGGATTTGCGGGTCGGCGCCTGGCTGACCTGGGCTTTGTACCAGCGCGAATCCTTTCAGGGGCTGCTGGCGGGCCTCGGTTTGCTGCACCATTTGACGGAAAATCATTGGGCCGAAGTTCACCCGAACAAGGCGCGTACCCGCTCCGCGGCCATCAGTTGGTTGGTGCCGCGTCTTGAGCAGGTGCTGACCGAAAACGTCGCGATCAAAGAGCAACTGCCGATGTTCCGCCGGATGGTGGAGCATCTGGAAGGTCTCGATGCCGCCTGCACCGAGCACCTGGGCGACGACGCGCCGCTGCTGCTGCCGATCTCCCGCCGTCTGAAAAACATGGTGCAGCGCGCCGCCGATAACCAGCCGGAACCCGGTGTGGTGGGTGCCGCCGTCGCCCAGGTCAAGCAGGCAGCGACCCAGCTGTTCACCCCCGGCGCCCCGATCGATAACGAAAAAGAAGCGCACAAAGCCCTGCGCGCCCAGCAGGAAAACGCTCGTCCGTTGTGCGCCTGGTGGCTCAAGCAGAAAGCCACCGACCTGCGCGCCCTGCGCCTCAATCGCACGCTGCTGTGGTTGCCGATCGACGCGGTGCCCGAGCGCAACGCCGAACAGATCACCATGCTGCGCGGGTTGCCGGCGGACAAACTCAAGGCCTATCAGGACCGTTTCGACCAGGCGAAATACGCCGACCTGCTGGTGGAACTGGAGGCGAGCCTGGCGAAGGCGCCGTTCTGGTTCGATGGCCAACGAATGGTCTGGGAATGCCTCCAGGGCCTGAACGCAGAGATGGCCATGCGCGAAGTGGAAATCCACTTCGCGCTTTTGATTCAGCGCCTGCCCGGGATCATCGAATTGCGTTTCCATGACGGCGCGCCGTTTGCCGACCCGGCCACCCGCGCCTGGGTCAGCGCCCACGTCATGCCGCACCTGCAAAGCGCCAGTGCGCCGCGCAAGGTCGAAGTCACCGACAGCCAGCCAGCGTGGGAAGTGGCGCTGGAAGAAGTGCTGCCGATTCTGCGCAAGGACGGCCTCAAGTCCGCCGTGCAAGTCCTCAAGCAGGGCTTGCAAGCCGCTCAGGGCGGGCGCGTGCGGTTCTTCTGGCAGTTCGCCCTGGCGCGGCTGTGCTTCATGGCCAAGAAGTACGAACTGGCCAAGACCCAACTCGAAACCCTCGACCAAACATTACAGGACTCAGGCCTGAACGCCTGGGAGCCCGATCTTGCGCTGGAAGTGCTGCATTTGCTGCATAGCTGCTGTGAGTTGTTACCGCAGAACCATGCAGTGCGTGAACGCAAGGAAGAGATTTATCGCAGGCTGTGCCACCTCGATCTCGAAGTGGTACTCGAATAGGCCCCAGGGCCACAACCGCAAGGAGAATAGCCATGGCCAAAGAAGGCTCGGTAGCCCCCAAGGAACGCATCAACGTCACCTTCAAACCTGCCACCGGTGGTGCACAGGAAGAGATCGAACTGCCGTTGAAACTACTGGCAATCGGTGACTACACCCACCGCAAGGACGAACGCAAAGTCGAAGATCGCAAGCCGATCAGCATCGACAAAATGACCTTCGACGAAGTGCTGGCCAAGCAAGAGCTTGAGCTGACACTGAGCGTGCCGAACCGTCTTCAGGAAGAAAGCGACACTGAAGAACTGGCCGTGAAACTGCGCGTCAACTCGATGAAGGACTTCAACCCGGCTTCGCTGGTCGAGCAAGTGCCTGAGCTGAAAAAACTGATGGAACTGCGCGATGCGCTGGTGGCCCTCAAAGGCCCGCTGGGTAACGCGCCTGCGTTCCGCAAAGCCATCGAAGGCGTTCTCGCCGACGATGAATCCCGCGGTCGCGTATTGGGTGAGCTGGGCTTGAACGCCGCCGCCCAGGACGCCTGAGTCTCTATCAGCCAAGGAAGCCAACACAATGAGCACTAGCGCAGCACAGCAAAAGAGCAAAGAGAGCGGCGAATACAGCATTCTCGACAGCATCATCGCCGAAACCCGCCTGACGCCGGACGACGAAGCCTACGACATCGCCAAGCGCGGTGTGTCGGCGTTCATCGAAGAGCTGCTCAAGCCGCAGAACAACGGTGAGCCGGTCAAGAAGGCCATGGTCGACCGCATGATCGCCGAGATCGATGCCAAGCTCAGCCGTCAGATGGACGAAATCCTGCACCACTCGGACTTCCAGTCCCTGGAATCGTCGTGGCGTGGTCTGCAGTTGCTGGTCGATCGCACCAACTTCCGCGAAAACATCAAGATCGAAATCCTCAACGTCTCCAAAGAAGACCTGCTGGATGATTTCGAAGATTCGCCGGAAGTGATGCAGTCGGGCCTGTACAAGCACATCTACACCGCTGAATACGGTCAGTTCGGTGGTCAGCCGGTAGGCGCGATCATCGCTAACTACTACATGTCCCCAAGCTCGCCGGACGTGAAGTTGATGCAGTACGTGTCCAGCGTTGCCTGCATGTCCCACGCGCCGTTTATCGCGGCGGCCGGCCCGAAATTCTTCGGCCTGGAAAGCTTCACCGGCCTGCCGGACCTGAAGGATCTGAAAGATCACTTCGAAGGCCCGCAATTCGCTAAATGGCAGAGCTTCCGCGAGTCGGAAGACTCCCGTTACGTTGGCCTGACCGTGCCGCGTTTCCTGCTGCGTAACCCGTACGACCCGGAAGAAAACCCGGTCAAATCGTTCGTGTACAAAGAAACCGTCGCCAACAGCCACGAGCACTACCTGTGGGGCAACACTGCCTACGCGTTCGGCACCAAGCTGACCGACAGTTTCGCCAAGTTCCGCTGGTGCCCGAACATCATCGGCCCACAGAGCGGTGGCGCGGTTGAAGACCTGCCGTTGCACCACTTCGAAAGCATGGGCGAAATCGAAACCAAGATTCCTACGGAAGTATTGGTTAGCGACCGTCGTGAATACGAACTGGCCGAGGAAGGCTTCATCTCCCTGACCATGCGCAAAGGCTCCGACAACGCGGCGTTCTTCTCCGCAAGCTCGGTGCAGAAGCCGAAGTTCTTCGGCATCAGCGCAGAAGGCAAGGCCGCAGAGCTGAACTACAAGCTCGGCACCCAACTGCCGTACATGATGATCGTCAACCGCCTGGCTCACTACTTGAAAGTGCTGCAGCGCGAGCAACTCGGTTCGTGGAAAGAACGTACCGACCTCGAGCTGGAACTCAACAAGTGGATCCGCCAGTACGTGGCCGACCAGGAAAACCCAAGCGCCGAAGTCCGTGGCCGTCGTCCACTGCGCGCTGCCCAGATCATCGTCAGCGATGTCGAAGGCGAGCCTGGCTGGTACCGCGTCAGCCTGAATGTGCGTCCGCACTTCAAGTACATGGGTGCCGATTTCACCCTGTCGCTGGTTGGCAAGCTGGACAAAGAGTAAGCGGAGCTAACTCATGACTGGATACGGCAGCCTTTTCGAACGCCTGGGTGGCGACGCGGACAAACGCGTCGGCTGGAGCCGCGAGGTCTCCGCCATGGCGTCCGTGGCTGCCCATCTGGCCAAGATGCTCAGCACCCGTGCGGGCAGCGTGCAAACGCTGTCCGACTACGGGCTACCCGATCTCAATGACATGCGTCTGAGCCTGCACGACTCCCTGAGTCAGGCCCGTCTGGCCATCGAAAATTTCATCGAAGCCTACGAGCCACGCCTGAGCAATGTGCGTGTCATTTCCCTGCCGCGTGACCACGATCAGCTTCGCCTGTCCTTCAGCATCGAAGGCCTGCTGGAAGTTGATGGTTTCAAGCGCCAGGTCACCTTCGCCGCGCGCCTGGATGGCAGCGGTCAAGTCAAGGTCAGCTAAGGAGCCCCGAATGTCCGGCAAACCCGCAGCACGCCTCACCGACCCCACCGCTTGCCCGGTCTCCGGCCACGGCACCAACCCGATCGCCGCCGGTTCCGGCGACGTCTTCTTCGACGGCCTCGCGGCCGCCCGCCAAGGCGATGCCTCGGCGTGTGGTGGTGCGATGTCGGGTGGGTTGGCGACGACGGTTTTGATTAATGGGAAAGCGGCGGCCACGGTTGATTCTGTGGGGACGCATGGCAACAAAGTTACGGCGGGTTCCGGGACGGTGATTATCGGGAATTCGCATTCGGCGGTGCCGTTTGTGGCGCCGTTGCCGGTGGAGATTAATTGGCCTTTTACTCAGCACTTTGTGGCGCGTAACCCAAGAACAGGAGCGCCAGTTGCTAATCGTGCTTACACCGTGTGCACGGCATCGGGCAAAGAGATCAAAGGCGTTACTGACGCACAGGGCAAAACAGCATCGATCGCTTCCCATTTGGCTGAAAGCGTCACGCTCACTTTTGAACCACAGTCTTCGCTCGTGATTGCATAAGGGTTATCACATGACTGCACCGGCACCAACCACCGCCCAACTCACCCCCTCTTCTGACAAGACGCCAGTAGAGGTATCTGTAGACGAGTTTCAGATTACCGATATCCCCGGGGCGATGAGGAAGATGGGTTGGGTGGAGGCTGCCCGTTTGATGCAGCGCTGGTTCGATGGCGAACCTTTCGAAATGACTGTTGATGAAAAAGAAGGGAAGCTGGACGTTAAGAAAATCACTCAGGAAAAGCTTTTTGACGATCTGGACTTTGATTGGTTAACCCGTTCGTCACCGGACACGGGTAAGGAAATAAAAGAGCTGCTCGAAAAGGCGGCATATGCCAGTCAGTACAACGAGCTTATTGGTCGTGCAAGAAAATTGGATCAACTGGCACCTGGTCTTTTGCAATTTATGTCGCGTCTCAGAGATCTTGGAATTCTTGATCGGGAAAACAAGGATCTCAAAAAAGGTGAATATGATTTCAGCTCTATGAGTGCGCGAGAGTTGGAGGTGACCACGCAGTATAATTTTAGGCCGATCGGAACTGATAAGTGGGAGAGGATTACTAATCCACTGGATGATGTTTACGGTACTCTGGGTGGGTTTCTAGTTAAGTTTGCTGTTACCAAGTTTACCGTTACCTCAAAGACCAAGAGAATGCCGGCCACAGTGCATATTGAAGAGATTGGTTGTTACATACGTGATACCTATGAATTTTTAAATGACAGCAGCAAAGATCAGCCTCTTGGATATTGGAGTTTCGAAAGTGGCATAAAAGGTTTCGGTGCGTTAGGTCGGGAAACCTATGAATCTGATGGTCAGCTTTATCATAAGGTAACGAACGGGAGTTTCAATCGGTACCGTGTCGAGCATGGTAAAGGTGGCGATTTATTTGTTTATTCCACGGTCAAGAAGTTGCCAACTTCTATTTCCTTCCGTTTCATGGAAGCCGATTTTGGTGAGTTTGCAG contains:
- the tssC gene encoding type VI secretion system contractile sheath large subunit; this translates as MSTSAAQQKSKESGEYSILDSIIAETRLTPDDEAYDIAKRGVSAFIEELLKPQNNGEPVKKAMVDRMIAEIDAKLSRQMDEILHHSDFQSLESSWRGLQLLVDRTNFRENIKIEILNVSKEDLLDDFEDSPEVMQSGLYKHIYTAEYGQFGGQPVGAIIANYYMSPSSPDVKLMQYVSSVACMSHAPFIAAAGPKFFGLESFTGLPDLKDLKDHFEGPQFAKWQSFRESEDSRYVGLTVPRFLLRNPYDPEENPVKSFVYKETVANSHEHYLWGNTAYAFGTKLTDSFAKFRWCPNIIGPQSGGAVEDLPLHHFESMGEIETKIPTEVLVSDRREYELAEEGFISLTMRKGSDNAAFFSASSVQKPKFFGISAEGKAAELNYKLGTQLPYMMIVNRLAHYLKVLQREQLGSWKERTDLELELNKWIRQYVADQENPSAEVRGRRPLRAAQIIVSDVEGEPGWYRVSLNVRPHFKYMGADFTLSLVGKLDKE
- a CDS encoding PAAR domain-containing protein translates to MSGKPAARLTDPTACPVSGHGTNPIAAGSGDVFFDGLAAARQGDASACGGAMSGGLATTVLINGKAAATVDSVGTHGNKVTAGSGTVIIGNSHSAVPFVAPLPVEINWPFTQHFVARNPRTGAPVANRAYTVCTASGKEIKGVTDAQGKTASIASHLAESVTLTFEPQSSLVIA
- the tssB gene encoding type VI secretion system contractile sheath small subunit, which translates into the protein MAKEGSVAPKERINVTFKPATGGAQEEIELPLKLLAIGDYTHRKDERKVEDRKPISIDKMTFDEVLAKQELELTLSVPNRLQEESDTEELAVKLRVNSMKDFNPASLVEQVPELKKLMELRDALVALKGPLGNAPAFRKAIEGVLADDESRGRVLGELGLNAAAQDA
- the tssA gene encoding type VI secretion system protein TssA, encoding MSYSSKLSAHYLELAKASVSKENFAGEDVRFSSEYEALESELAKAQSMHEAGQIDWLKIRENSENLLRTQSKDLRVGAWLTWALYQRESFQGLLAGLGLLHHLTENHWAEVHPNKARTRSAAISWLVPRLEQVLTENVAIKEQLPMFRRMVEHLEGLDAACTEHLGDDAPLLLPISRRLKNMVQRAADNQPEPGVVGAAVAQVKQAATQLFTPGAPIDNEKEAHKALRAQQENARPLCAWWLKQKATDLRALRLNRTLLWLPIDAVPERNAEQITMLRGLPADKLKAYQDRFDQAKYADLLVELEASLAKAPFWFDGQRMVWECLQGLNAEMAMREVEIHFALLIQRLPGIIELRFHDGAPFADPATRAWVSAHVMPHLQSASAPRKVEVTDSQPAWEVALEEVLPILRKDGLKSAVQVLKQGLQAAQGGRVRFFWQFALARLCFMAKKYELAKTQLETLDQTLQDSGLNAWEPDLALEVLHLLHSCCELLPQNHAVRERKEEIYRRLCHLDLEVVLE
- a CDS encoding DUF6402 family protein, with the protein product MTAPAPTTAQLTPSSDKTPVEVSVDEFQITDIPGAMRKMGWVEAARLMQRWFDGEPFEMTVDEKEGKLDVKKITQEKLFDDLDFDWLTRSSPDTGKEIKELLEKAAYASQYNELIGRARKLDQLAPGLLQFMSRLRDLGILDRENKDLKKGEYDFSSMSARELEVTTQYNFRPIGTDKWERITNPLDDVYGTLGGFLVKFAVTKFTVTSKTKRMPATVHIEEIGCYIRDTYEFLNDSSKDQPLGYWSFESGIKGFGALGRETYESDGQLYHKVTNGSFNRYRVEHGKGGDLFVYSTVKKLPTSISFRFMEADFGEFAARSKAPKVTP
- the tssE gene encoding type VI secretion system baseplate subunit TssE translates to MTGYGSLFERLGGDADKRVGWSREVSAMASVAAHLAKMLSTRAGSVQTLSDYGLPDLNDMRLSLHDSLSQARLAIENFIEAYEPRLSNVRVISLPRDHDQLRLSFSIEGLLEVDGFKRQVTFAARLDGSGQVKVS